In Xiphias gladius isolate SHS-SW01 ecotype Sanya breed wild chromosome 16, ASM1685928v1, whole genome shotgun sequence, a genomic segment contains:
- the LOC120801102 gene encoding C-X-C chemokine receptor type 4-like: protein MTYEDLFDMFGNSTDNISEESGDFDLDFQEPCGSALSSDFNKIFLPTVYGIIFLLGVIGNGLVVVVMGYQKKVKTMTDKYRLHLSVADLLFVLTLPFWAVDAAKNWYFGGFLCVFVHMIYTLNLYSSVLILAFISLDRYLAVVRATNSQTTRKLLASRVIYVGVWLPAAVLTVPDMVFARVQSTGSSNFVFIDESMEVADSRTICQRIYPQETSLIWTVVFQFQHILVGFILPGLVILICYCIIIAKLSQGAKGQAQKKKALKTTVILILCFFSCWLPYCVGIFLYTLTMLNVLPLSCELQQAMQKWISITEALAYFHCCLNPILYAFLGVKFKTTAKSALTVNSRSSQKATLMTKKRGQISSVSTESESSSVLSS, encoded by the exons ATGAcg tatgaagatttatttgacatgtttgGGAACAGTACTGACAACATCTCAGAGGAGTCTGGGGACTTTGACCTGGATTTCCAGGAGCCATGTGGCAGCGCATTGAGCAGCGACTTCAATAAGATCTTCCTACCTACAGTTTACGGAATAATATTTCTTCTGGGAGTCATTGGCAATGGATTAGTCGTTGTTGTCATGGGCTACCAGAAAAAGGTCAAAACTATGACGGACAAGTACCGGCTCCATCTCTCTGTGGCTGACCTCCTGTTTGTCCTCACGCTGCCCTTCTGGGCCGTGGATGCAGCCAAAAACTGGTACTTTGgaggtttcctgtgtgtgtttgtgcacatgatCTACACACTCAACCTGTACAGCAGCGTGTTGATCCTGGCCTTCATCAGTCTAGACAGGTACTTGGCAGTCGTGCGGGCCACTAACAGCCAAACCACAAGGAAGCTGCTTGCGAGCAGAGTGATCTACGTGGGTGTATGGCTGCCTGCAGCTGTACTGACTGTACCTGACATGGTGTTTGCCAGGGTGCAAAGCACAGGGTCTTCGAACTTCGTCTTCATAGATGAAAGCATGGAAGTTGCAGACTCCAGGACCATCTGCCAGCGCATCTACCCACAGGAAACCAGTCTTATAtggacagttgttttccagTTCCAGCACATTCTGGTGGGCTTCATACTGCCCGGCCTGGTCATCCTCATCTGCTACTGCATTATCATTGCCAAACTGTCGCAAGGCGCCAAGGGTCAGGCGCAGAAGAAGAAAGCGCTGAAGACCACAGTCATCCTcatcctgtgttttttctcctgctGGCTGCCCTACTGTGTTGGTATCTTTTTGTACACTCTCACGATGCTGAATGTGTTACCTCTCTCTTGTGAACTGCAACAAGCGATGCAGAAGTGGATTTCTATCACTGAGGCACTGGCCTATTTCCACTGCTGTCTAAACCCCATCCTCTATGCTTTCCTGGGAGTTAAGTTTAAGACAACAGCTAAGAGTGCACTGACAGTCAACAGCAGATCAAGTCAGAAAGCAACTCTTATGACCAAAAAGCGAGGGCAAATTTCATCCGTGTCAACTGAGTCCGAGTCTTCAAGTGTTTTGTCAAGTTAA